The window TTGGATAGGACCAGAGGTATCTCACCATTTGTACTGTTGTATTCTTCATTAAAGCCTCCAGGTTCCCTTTGGTTATTTCCTTTATTGCCTTAGCAGAGCCCATGATCTGGAAGATAGAAGACCCAGTAAAGTATGGAATCTGATGAACTTGGATTCAATGTGTATTTAGTTCTCACTGCTTAGCATATGAGTCTCCAATCTTCCAAAGGATTAGAACTGAGACTCACCATGGGGATGATCCAACCATACTCATCATTGGTGACACCAATGATGCTGGGGACAGGATGAAAATCCACAGAAGCCAACAACTCTCGGGGATCCTTGGGTAGGAATACCCCATCTACCACAGCAGGGATGATCTTGAAGACCTGAGGGGTATTAAAAGTCAATGCGGAAGACAATGAAATATGTATGTTGATGCTCACTGAGTTACCTCCACTGTTTTCACATTTCCTACTATCCTTGGGGTTCTCAGCTCACTCTGGAAGAGAATCTACACTTAGATTAGGCTATCTTGGTGTTCATATTGTACACAGAACTAAAGAACACAAAGTCTGACTAGATGTTCCAAGGCACGCAATTCTACTTACCTTGTTAATGACCAGAATCTCTGCCTCACTCTTGCCTCTCAGACAGTGCACCagggtctctgagtttgtggtCTCACATCCAGATAGGCTGGCCACTGTCTGTGATGGGAACAAGTAAGGagaagaatttttacaatctcaactGGATGATATTATCCTAAATATCACACTATAGTGTATGTTTGGTGTCGAtggttataaatataaattattacttTGTCCTTTTCCTCAAAGGTTATAGACATCAGGCAGTCTCCTCTCGAGCTCCACACCTTT of the Microtus ochrogaster isolate Prairie Vole_2 unplaced genomic scaffold, MicOch1.0 UNK1218, whole genome shotgun sequence genome contains:
- the LOC102002000 gene encoding acylcarnitine hydrolase-like, translated to TVASLSGCETTNSETLVHCLRGKSEAEILVINKVFKIIPAVVDGVFLPKDPRELLASVDFHPVPSIIGVTNDEYGWIIPMIMGSAKAIKEITKGNLEALMKNTTVQM